The Harpia harpyja isolate bHarHar1 chromosome 13, bHarHar1 primary haplotype, whole genome shotgun sequence genome contains a region encoding:
- the BIRC5 gene encoding baculoviral IAP repeat-containing protein 5 isoform X1 produces the protein MAANAEEEAAVALPEEWRLYLVPTRAATFRNWPFTEGCACTPERMAAAGFVHCPSENGPDVAQCFFCFKELEGWEPDDDPLEEHQKHSAGCAFLSLQKDPTRLTLQEFLKLDKERMKNAIKKEISQKVTEVEDAAKSVRREIENLVS, from the exons ATGGCGGCTAAcgcggaggaggaggcggcggtggcgTTGCCCGAGGAATGGCGGCTTTACCTCGTCCCCACCCGCGCCGCTACCTTCCGTAACTGGCCCTTCACCGAAGGTTGCGCCTGTACCCCCGAGAGG ATGGCGGCGGCGGGTTTCGTGCACTGCCCCAGCGAGAACGGCCCCGACGTGGCGCAGTGCTTCTTCTGCTTCAAGGAGCTGGAGGGTTGGGAGCCCGACGACGACCCCCT GGAGGAACACCAAAAACACTCTGCGGGCTGTGCGTTTCTTTCCCTTCAGAAAGATCCTACTCGCCTGACGCTGCAGGAGTTCCTGAAGCTGGACAAAGAACGAATGAAAAATGCAATT aaaaaagaaatttctcagaAGGTGACCGAGGTTGAAGATGCAGCCAAGAGTGTGCGTCGTGAAATAGAGAATCTGGTCTCCTAG
- the POLR3F gene encoding DNA-directed RNA polymerase III subunit RPC6 has protein sequence MAEVKVKPEVPDPMDIENRIIELCHQFPHGITDQVIQNDMPHMEAQQRAMAINRLLSMGQLDLLRSNAGLLYRIKESQNASKMKGSDNQEKLVYQIIEDAGNKGIWSRDIRYKSNLPLTEINKILKNLESKKLIKAVKSVAASKKKVYMLYNLQPDRSVTGGAWYSDQDFESEFVEVLNQQCFKFLQSKAEAARESKQNPMIQRNSSFASSHEVWKYICELGISKVELSMEDIETILNTLIYDGKVEMTIIAAKEGTVGSVDGQMKLYRAVSPLIQPTGLVRTPCGLCPVFDDCHEGGEISPSNCIYMTEWLEF, from the exons ATGGCGGAGGTGAAGGTGAAGCCGGAGGTCCCCGACCCCATGGATATAGAGAACAG GATTATTGAGCTGTGTCATCAGTTCCCTCATGGTATCACAGACCAGGTGATTCAAAATGATATGCCTCACATGGAAGCCCAGCAGCGAGCCATGGCAATCAACAGGCTGCTCTCAATG GGGCAACTGGACCTTCTCAGGAGCAATGCAGGTCTCCTATATAGAATCAAAGAGTCTCAAAATGCAAG taaaatgaaAGGCTCCGACAATCAAGAGAAGCTGGTTTACCAAATTATAGAAGATGCAGGCAACAAAG GTATTTGGAGCAGGGATATTAGATACAAAAGTAATTTGCCTTTAACGGAGATCAACAAGATACTGAAAAACTTGGAAAGCAAGAAACTAATTAAAGCAGTTAAATCTGTGGCA GCATCCAAGAAGAAGGTGTATATGCTATATAACCTGCAGCCTGACCGGTCAGTGACTGGTGGGGCTTGGTACAGTGACCAAGACTTTGAGTCTGAATTTGTGGAGGTGTTAAATCAACAGTGTTTTAAATTTCTGCAGAGTAAG gCAGAAGCAGCTCGAGAGAGCAAACAGAACCCCATGATACAGAGGAACAGCTCATTTGCCTCATCCCATGAGGTGTGGAAATATATCTGTGAACTGGGCATCAGTAAG gTCGAGTTGTCAATGGAAGACATTGAAACCATTTTAAATACGCTAATATATGATGGAAAAGTGGAAATGACTATTATTGCTGCAAAGGAAGGGACGGTAGGCAGTGTGGATGGACAGATGAAGTTGTACAGAGCTGTTAGTCCTCTCATACAACCCACTGGATTAGTCAGGACACCCTGTGGACTCTGCCCT GTTTTTGATGATTGCCATGAAGGTGGTGAGATTTCTCCATCAAACTGTATTTATATGACAGAGTGGctggaattttaa
- the DZANK1 gene encoding double zinc ribbon and ankyrin repeat-containing protein 1, with protein sequence MGSRRLKWGSVLFWSRCAKSQRVLKEKYSLPPRVRSLLRKMTAGSVSVPQVIPLRTPLPGKAKHEIDTNTLIEIKSDTPEVSIYYTLDGSKPELIRKPRYGEHNTFKYKGPIILPVGKIMVKALAVTKDCRESTVVTKVFLVEYKQPNILFSVEDDDKNFLKYIATQEREAGMFTTNPKKNGVNVEIKPAWSEAPQDFQDSETERKTTRRSLQGPQLLASHLETKEYREESDSAPPIESLQFASSSAVTSRKSLASTQVARIQRETDFLRCAYCFAPRLSDPLAHFCQECGSPIPPVPVRRFPPPEGAQMAPCLECRHLVPMNTPTCIVCESPIAPQLQPQANICIKGKVICQVCGTGNPLHHKHCVTCESKLPEIQTPMFGGDTPPPYHSQQRKTVSCSKCNRVNQCDARFCDWCGAKPGPPPSYFTCFKCGKSNHPYARFCGSCGVYIEPPSRVGSLNGSLKDAGDSLGFSEAKQFQAQVAWQPLPISLPKSRAEIKEREDKGTQTIGLFYPSSKLLEKKKLELISQKEKLEKMSDHKPLLTAISPGKGYWRKQLDHVCAHLRSYAQNNLEFRALIGEPQMGKINSATICEDDYEVTITLNYALAINKDIHTNKPVKFSSHYLNTVTEVRDGQDGSQPTFGKDDHNLFHSRGKIKRTKSRTLTEKEDKLPPESRQLLEELGPNGKGRITLVERLLQEGADPNCIGDEDRPALTVAVLNKHAEAISLLVQEGADIDQQSGLHNNTALHEAVLLGLEGEECIRVLLRCNASVKKKNAKGQSAYDLAVTAGNNEVISLFASELGQGTLDKLTKPRNVGLVSV encoded by the exons ATGGGCTCGAGAAGGCTGAaatggggctctgtgcttttttGGTCCAGGTGTGCCAAGAGCCAGCGGGTCCTTAAGGAAAAATACTCTCTGCCCCCTCGCGTCAG atcacTACTGAGAAAGATGACAGCTGGCTCTGTCTCAGTTCCTCAGGTCATACCACTTCGAACCCCTCTTCCAGGGAAGGCTAAACATGAAATAGACACAAATACTCTCATAGAAATTAAATCAG ATACACCCGAGGTCTCTATTTATTACACTTTAGATGGAAGTAAACCAGAACTCATTAGGAAACCTCGCTATGGAGAACATAACACTTTTAAGTATAAGGGTCCTATCATATTACCAGTTGGGAAAATAATGGTCAAGGCACTGGCAGTTACAAA GGACTGCAGGGAGAGTACAGTTGTAACAAAGGTGTTTCTGGTAGAGTACAAGCAACCAAACATCCTCTTCTCTGTTGAAGATGATGACAAGAATTTCCTAAAATATATCGCCACACAG GAGAGGGAAGCTGGAATGTTTACTACAAACCCAAAGAAGAATGGAGTGAATGTGGAAATCAAGCCTGCCTGGAGTGAAGCACCCCAAGATTTTCAAG ACtcggaaacagaaagaaagactACTCGCAGGTCCCTGCAAGGACCACAGCTCCTTGCCAGTCATTTGGAAACAAAAGAGTACAGAGAGGAATCCGACTCAGCCCCACCAATAGAGTCGTTACAG TTTGCTAGTTCTTCTGCAGTGACTAGCCGGAAAAGCTTAGCAAGCACACAGGTGGCAAGGATCCAGAGGGAAACAGACTTCCTCAG ATGTGCATACTGTTTTGCACCTCGCCTGTCTGACCCCTTGGCTCACTTCTGTCAGGAATGTGGATCTCCTATCCCACCTGTGCCAGTACGTCGCTTCCCACCCCCTGAAGGAGCACAG ATGGCACCATGTCTTGAATGCAGACATCTTGTGCCAATGAATACACCCACTTGCATTGTATGTGAGTCGCCAATAGCTCCACAGCTGCAGCCCCAAGCCAACATCTGCATAAAG GGTAAAGTAATTTGTCAGGTGTGTGGCACAGGGAATCCTCTTCATCATAAACACTGTGTGACTTGTGAAAGCAAACTGCCTGAAATACAGACG ccCATGTTTGGAGGAGACACCCCCCCACCTTACCACAGCCAGCAAAGGAAGACAGTTTCGTGCTCAAAATGCAATCGTGTTAACCAATGTGATGCACGTTTCTGTGACTGGTGTGGAGCCAAG CCTGGACCTCCTCCATCCTACTTTACTTGTTTCAAGTGTGGTAAAAGCAACCATCCATACGCTCGCTTCTGTGGGTCCTGCGGTGTTTACATAGAGCCCCCATCAAGGGTGGGTTCTTTGAATGGCAGTCTCAAGGATGCCGGGGACTCACTGGGGTTTTCTGAG GCTAAACAATTTCAAGCTCAAGTTGCCTGGCAGCCTCTTCCTATTTCCTTGCCCAAATCAagggcagaaataaaagaaagagaagataaagGAACCCAAACCATTGGACTTTTTTACCCATCTAGCAAACTGTTGGAAAAGAAGAAGCTTGAGCtgatttcacaaaaagaaaagctggaaaagatgAGTGATCATAAGCCTCTCCTGACAGCCATTAGTCCTGGAAAAG GTTACTGGAGAAAACAGTTGGATCATGTCTGTGCTCACCTTAGAAGCTATGCTCAGAACAACCTTGAATTCAGAGCACTGATCGGAGAACCTCAAATGGGAAAG ATTAATTCTGCTACCATCTGTGAGGATGACTATGAAGTCACTATTACATTGAATTACGCTCTTGCTATTAACAAG GATATTCATACTAATAAACCGGTGAAGTTCAGCAGTCATTACCTGAATACAGTAACAGAAGTCAGAGATGGACAGGATGGCAGTCAGCCTACTTTTG GCAAAGATGATCATAATCTTTTCCATTCAAGAGGCAAAATAAAGAGAACAAAGTCAAGAACActtacagaaaaagaagataagCTCCCT CCAGAGTCCAGACAACTACTAGAAGAACTGGGTCCAAATGGGAAAGGAAGAATCACCTTAGTAGAACGATTGCTCCAGGAA GGAGCCGACCCAAACTGCATCGGCGATGAGGACCGACCTGCTCTCACAGTTGCTGTCCTTAACAAGCATGCGGAAGCAATCTCCCTTCTTGTGCAGGAAGGTGCTGACATTGACCAGCAGTCAGGATT GCACAACAACACCGCTCTCCATGAGGCAGTTCTGCTCGGATTGGAGGGAGAGGAGTGCATCCGAGTCCTGTTACG CTGCAATGCAAGCGTaaaaaagaagaatgcaaaagGGCAATCGGCATATGATTTGGCTGTTACAGCTGGAAATAATGAAGTTATTTCATTGTTTGCAAGTGAGCTTGGACAGGGAACACTGGACAAACTTACGAAACCCAGGAACGTTGGTCTCGTCAGTGTGTGA
- the BIRC5 gene encoding baculoviral IAP repeat-containing protein 5 isoform X2 yields MRSQFFSAKPAASCPCGSEPDCQVPLPSPGSVSQAETMAAAGFVHCPSENGPDVAQCFFCFKELEGWEPDDDPLEEHQKHSAGCAFLSLQKDPTRLTLQEFLKLDKERMKNAIKKEISQKVTEVEDAAKSVRREIENLVS; encoded by the exons ATGCGTAGCCAGTTCTTCTCCGCAAaaccagctgcctcctgcccctgcGGCAGCGAGCCAGACTGCCAGGTCCCGCTTCCTTCTCCAGGCAGCGTTAGTCAGGCAGAGACG ATGGCGGCGGCGGGTTTCGTGCACTGCCCCAGCGAGAACGGCCCCGACGTGGCGCAGTGCTTCTTCTGCTTCAAGGAGCTGGAGGGTTGGGAGCCCGACGACGACCCCCT GGAGGAACACCAAAAACACTCTGCGGGCTGTGCGTTTCTTTCCCTTCAGAAAGATCCTACTCGCCTGACGCTGCAGGAGTTCCTGAAGCTGGACAAAGAACGAATGAAAAATGCAATT aaaaaagaaatttctcagaAGGTGACCGAGGTTGAAGATGCAGCCAAGAGTGTGCGTCGTGAAATAGAGAATCTGGTCTCCTAG